A DNA window from Desulfurella sp. contains the following coding sequences:
- the dnaX gene encoding DNA polymerase III subunit gamma/tau, with translation MYIVFARKYRPQTLDEVMGQDIVTQTIKNAIEQNRLYHSILFYGTMGTGKTSLARIIAKSLNCEKGPTVEPCGKCEHCRAIAEGKSVDVIEIDGASNRRIDDARSIIESIKYVPFSARYKIFIIDEVHMLTEEAFNALLKTIEEPPDYVKFIFATTNIEKVPQTILSRCQ, from the coding sequence ATGTATATAGTATTTGCAAGAAAGTATAGACCTCAAACATTAGATGAAGTAATGGGGCAGGATATTGTAACTCAAACTATAAAAAATGCTATAGAGCAAAACAGGCTTTACCACTCTATTTTATTTTATGGTACAATGGGTACTGGCAAAACATCACTTGCAAGAATTATTGCAAAATCATTAAACTGTGAAAAAGGCCCTACAGTAGAGCCATGCGGAAAGTGTGAGCATTGCAGAGCAATTGCAGAAGGCAAAAGCGTTGATGTAATTGAAATTGATGGTGCTTCAAACAGGCGCATTGATGATGCAAGAAGCATTATAGAAAGTATAAAATATGTGCCATTTAGCGCAAGATATAAAATATTTATTATAGATGAAGTGCATATGTTAACAGAAGAAGCTTTTAATGCACTTTTAAAGACAATTGAAGAGCCGCCAGATTATGTGAAATTTATATTTGCAACTACAAATATAGAAAAAGTTCCACAAACAATCCTATCAAGATGTCAGA
- a CDS encoding YbaB/EbfC family nucleoid-associated protein, with translation MAKGFGGFDMNTLMSQAKKMQKEIERIQQEAAKEITQVSVGGGMVSVSANGDGEIVEIKISKELLSDDVEMLEDLLLSGVNEAIRKAKEKVKEKMSALTGGLNIPGL, from the coding sequence ATGGCTAAAGGTTTTGGCGGTTTTGATATGAATACTCTCATGAGTCAGGCAAAAAAGATGCAAAAGGAAATTGAGCGTATTCAGCAAGAAGCAGCAAAAGAAATAACACAAGTAAGTGTAGGTGGTGGTATGGTTAGTGTTAGTGCAAATGGCGATGGAGAGATTGTTGAAATAAAAATATCAAAAGAATTGCTTAGTGATGATGTGGAGATGCTTGAAGATTTGTTGCTTTCTGGTGTAAATGAAGCTATAAGAAAGGCAAAAGAAAAAGTTAAAGAAAAGATGTCTGCTCTAACAGGTGGTTTGAACATACCGGGTTTATGA
- a CDS encoding 4Fe-4S dicluster-binding protein encodes MSIVDLSKIIEIESKEEKIQNFETGSWRVERPVWNEKTCINCLFCWQYCPDASIVLDKDEKMAGIDYHHCKGCGICVEVCPTKPKSLVMALEKDVQEKGLDVIRQEAFKI; translated from the coding sequence ATGAGTATCGTTGATTTAAGTAAAATTATAGAAATTGAATCAAAAGAAGAAAAAATTCAAAACTTTGAAACAGGCTCATGGCGTGTTGAGCGTCCTGTTTGGAATGAAAAAACATGCATAAATTGTTTGTTTTGCTGGCAATATTGCCCTGATGCATCTATAGTTTTGGATAAAGATGAAAAAATGGCAGGCATAGATTATCATCATTGCAAAGGCTGCGGTATATGTGTTGAAGTTTGTCCTACAAAGCCAAAATCGCTTGTTATGGCGCTTGAAAAAGATGTACAAGAAAAAGGCCTGGATGTTATAAGGCAGGAAGCGTTTAAGATTTAA
- the recR gene encoding recombination mediator RecR: MIKNLENLIGSIKKLPGIGEKSAIRYALWLINNPRDAKEITKNIEYALNLKKCKICRNLCENDICDICLDSSRDKSTICVVETIETLINLESQHIYNGTYFVLWGLISPLEGIYAKDLDLDKLKENAQSAKEIILLIDDSVEGNLTAQYIIDMLDGNIKITKPASGIPVGYNINSLDRLTLQKAFQNRIPY, translated from the coding sequence ATGATAAAGAATCTTGAAAATTTAATTGGATCAATAAAAAAACTACCGGGAATTGGCGAAAAAAGTGCTATAAGATATGCTTTGTGGCTTATAAATAATCCACGAGATGCTAAAGAGATAACAAAAAATATAGAGTATGCGTTAAATCTAAAAAAATGCAAAATTTGCCGTAATTTATGCGAAAATGATATTTGCGATATATGTTTGGATAGCTCACGTGATAAATCAACAATTTGTGTTGTAGAAACAATTGAAACATTAATCAATTTAGAATCTCAACATATATACAATGGTACGTATTTTGTTTTGTGGGGTTTAATTTCACCTTTGGAAGGAATTTATGCAAAAGATTTAGATCTTGATAAACTTAAAGAAAATGCTCAATCAGCAAAAGAAATAATACTTCTGATTGATGATTCTGTAGAAGGCAACCTTACTGCTCAATACATAATAGATATGCTAGATGGTAATATCAAAATAACAAAACCAGCTTCTGGTATACCAGTTGGCTATAATATTAATTCACTTGATAGATTAACACTACAAAAAGCTTTTCAAAATAGAATACCTTATTAG